In the genome of Helicovermis profundi, the window AATACTCTTTGTTTTCTTTTGCAATTAAGATTCCCTTTGAATTAATCAATCCAATTTTTTTATTAAAAGGAATTTTCTTAAGAATAGTTACATTATTTTCTTTTGCAAATTCTTCAACTAATCTATTAGAATCATTGTGTTTATTAATAACTATTCCACTATTTTTATTAAATATCTTTACTAATTCATAAACTAACTTAAAATTATGAATTCCAAAAACTGTTGGTTCAACAACAAAAACACAGTAATCAACATCTTTTATTGCTTCCATAACAGAACAAGAACTTCCTGGAGGTGAATCTATAATGATATCATTCGTATTATAATTTGCTTCAACAATTTCATTAATTACAGGAACCCCAGTAATTTCTCCAATATTCAAAAGACCTGTTCCGACTCTTACATTTTCAGAGTTACCGTATTCAATCTTACCAATAATTTTATCCTTTTCTGTCATTGCTCCCGTAGGGCAAACTAAGCTACATCCTCCACAAGAATGGCAAAGTTCTTCGAAAATTACAACTTTATTTTTAGCAAACGCTAGGGCATTAAAATGACATATATCAACACATTTTCTACATCCATCGCATTGCTCTTGATTGTAACTCGGAACTTTAACTTTAACTTCTTTAACTTCATCTATTATCGGTTTAAAAAATATTCTGCCATTAGGTTCCTCTACATCACAGTCTAAATAAGTCGATTCTTTTGAAACGTAAGCTAGATTTGTAGATACAAATGTTTTTCCTGTTCCACCTTTACCACTTAATACGGCAATTTTCAACTTTTTTACCTCCAATTAACCGTGCTTATGAAATCCAGAATGAATATCCGTTAATTCACTAAGTTTATTTTCATTAAATAATTTTAATGTAGTTTCAATATCTTCTCCTACTGATTTATATAATTTAACTTCACCAACTTTTAATAAGTCAAATGCATTTTGACCACATCTTGGCGCAACTAATATATCTACATCATTATCAATTAATTGTTGGGCTGCTTTTGGACCTGCTCCGCCTTGTGCTGAAGCTGCTACATTTTCAATTGCAATAAATTCACTAGTTTCACTATCAACAATAATAAATTTTTCCGCTCTAGCAAAATTATCATTTACATTTGATTTTAAATCTTCACCTGTACTTGGAAATGCAATTTTCATATTTTTCTCCTCTACATATTAATATTTATTTACCTTCTACACTATATTTTTCTTCAATGTATTTAGCTGCTTCATCAAGCGCAATATGATTGAATTTTTCTATCTCTCCATTATCACAAAGCTGAGCAATTTTAGGATCTATTGGCATTTTAGCTAATACTTTTGTTCCAAGCTCTTCAGCAATTTCATCAATTCTACTTTCACCAAATAATTTAATTTGTTTTCCACAATCTCCACATTCAACATAACTCATATTCTCAACTAAACCAATTACAGGAACATTCATTTTTTTAGCCATATTATATGCTTTTTTTACAATCATATGAACTAAATCTTGAGGAGAAGTTACTATAACTATTCCATCAACTGGTAACGATTGAAATGCCGTTAAAGCTATATCGCCAGTTCCAGGAGGCATATCCATAAACATATAATCAATATCACCCCAAATAACATCAGTCCAAAATTGTTTTAAAGTATTAGCAATAATTGGTCCTCTCCAAAGAACTGGATCTTCTTCATTTTCAAGAAGTAAATTTATACTCATAACACTAATATCATTTGAACTTCTTTCAGGAAGTACTCCATGTTCAGAACCCTGAGCTTTCCTATGTAGTCCAAACATTCTAGGAATTGATGGCCCTGTAATATCAGCATCAAGCACTCCCACTCTATAACCTTTTCTTCTCATATTTACTGCAAGCATTCCTGTAACAAGTGATTTACCTACTCCACCTTTACCGCTAACAACTCCAATTACTTTTTTAACTTGATTCATTTCATGAGTTTCAATCTTTAAATCCTGACTTTCTTTTGTTTGAAATGGTGTAGAATCCATTATTTTCATCTCCTATTTTTTTGTTTATATCATCACTAAACATTTTAGCAATTTTCACTTTGGCCACAATTAGAGCACTTTTTCTTTATATTACAACCATTGCACCACTCAGATTTATCCTTTAATACTAAACAAAAGGTATTCTCCCTTTTCCAGCAAGGTTTATGTCTATTGATTTTCTCTTTAGCATTACCCTTAGCTCCACCTTCGCAGTTATCAACATACCAACATGAATACATTTCAATGACTTGTTTCACGCCTGCAATATTAAGTTTTTTTTCTAATAACAAATACTTAATAAACTTCAACCTTTTTATATCTTCATTAGAATATTTTCTTTGGTATGATGATCTATCAGGTTTTATTAGATTATTTTTTTCCCACACTCTAAGAGTTTCTGGATGTTCATTAATCAATTTTGCAACTAACCCTATAGAATATATATCATCTTTTTTTTCAAACATAAAACACCTCCAAAAGAAAATTAACTCTCTTTATGCTATTTTTTTTTTCTATAATCATCAATCGCCATTCTTAAAGCAGTAACTCCCAAATTTGAGCAATGATACTTAGCTTCAGGAAGACCTTCTAATTCATTTATTACATCTTCGTCTTCAATTTTAAGCGCTTCCTCGATTGTTTTTCCAATTGCAAGCACTGAGGTAACACTACTTGTTGCAATTGCAGATGCACATCCATAAACAAGATACTTTAAATCTACAATTATATCATCCTCAACTCTAATAAATAATTCTAGATTATCACCACAACCAGGATCACCTACTGCTGCTTCTCCATCCGGATCTATTATTTTACCAATATTTTTAGGTGCTAAAAAATGTTTAAACACAACTTCTGAATACAATTTATCATCCCCTTTTTGCTTCGATAATATTATATATCTTACAAAGCAAAACTTCAACAATTTTATTGAAGTTTCGTCTACTAAGAATACTACTAATTTATGAATAAAATATAAACAAGCTGCTTATATAATAATTAATATTAATTATTATATAAGCAGCTTTATTTTTTAACACTTAAAGACTCTGTATTCCATTGTCTTTAAATTCAATTTTATTTTCTTTTAATAATCTTCCAACTACTTTTTTAAAGGCTCTTTTACTCATTTTAAATTCTTTATTTATAATTTCTTTATCAGTTTTATCGTTATATGGTAAAAACCCATTGTTTTCAACTAACTTTTCAACTACTATTTTGTAATCGTTTTCAATTTGTAAATGTGATTTTTCTCTTACAGAAATGTCAAGTTTACCATCATTTCTTACATTTGTAACCCTAGCTTCAAGCAAATCTCCTACCTTAACATCACCATATATTTCCCTTTTAGGAATCATTCCATGATACTTATTGTCTATGGCAACAAAAATGCCCATATCATCTTTTATCTGATAGGCTACTCCCTTAACCAAGTCTCCAGTTTTATAAGGCGCATTCATTTCAAGAATATTATAAAGTTTTGCAGTTGCACATAGTCTTCCACTTTTATCAACATACATTTTTACCACGCATTTATCATCTTTTTTTACTTCAATTATTTGCTCTTTAAATGGTAATAGAAGATTTTTACCAAGACCCCAATCTAAAAATGCTCCAACTTTATTAATATCAACTACTTCTAATACTTCTATTTCACCCAACTTAATTAGTGGCTTTTTTCTTGTTGCAATTAGTCTATCTTTTGAATCTCTATAGATAAAAACATCTAATAAATATCCTAATTCAACATCCTTTGGAACTTCTGATTTAGGCAAAAATACGCTATCTAGTCCACCTTCACCTTTTTCATTTAAATATACTCCAATATCTTTAATATTTACAACTTCAAGATTATAAAACTTACCAACTTCTATCATACTACCCCTTTCACTAAAATTTATGTCTTAGTTTTAAGACTAAAATCCTTAATTAATATTCCATAACTGTTTATCTAACTCACTAATCTAAACACTTCGCATACGCTCTAACTAAAGAACCATTTGCATTTTCTATATTTATTGGAGCACCATAAAAAACAACGTTTCTCCCAATTATTGTATTCAACTTTGTTAAATTTTCTATTATAATAATTTCTTTGGACAACAAGACTTTGTGATTATAAAAATCCTCTGAATCAATAGAATCTACTGAAATAAAATCAATTCCAATACCTTTTATATTAAATGAACTTATAAATTGGATTGCTTCTTTACTAAACAATGGATAATTTTTAAAATATGCATCCGTATTCCATAACTTATCATATCCTGAATAAAACAAAATGAAATCATTTGTATTCAGTTTATCCACAAATTGTTTAATAAATTCAAGGCTTATACACTTGTCATAAAATCCACTAACATCAATAGTATACGCATTTCCAATAAATTTATCCATTAAAAATTCATCTAAACTTTTACCGTTTTCTACAATATGACTTGGTGAATCTATATGAGTTCCTATATGTGAATAAAAAGAATATAAAGTTTCTCTAAATCCATCCTCTTTAATTTTATAAATCTCATTTATTATAGGACTCGGAGTACCTGGATACACACTAATAGTGCTTGAAACCAAATGAGTTAAATCTATATACATTATTTTATTCCTCCACTTAATTTTATCATTATTGTTCTTAAAAATATATAATGAATAATAAAAAACTCCTTAATATTAAGGAGTTTTAAACAATGTATTGTGTTACTACTTTATCCCGTCCAGTATTTTTTGCCAAATAAAGCGCATTATCTGCAAATACAAGCATTTGTTTTAAAGAATTAACACTTTCATTCTTTTCAACTACCCCTATACTTGCTGTAACTTTCACTTCGTCCTCACTAGTCAATATACTAATTTTTTTAATTTTCCTTCTAATTAATTGAGCTTTTTTTTCTGCTTTATTTACATCTTCACCGTAAACAGCAATTGCAAATTCTTCTCCACCAATTCTACCTGTAATTGTATTGTCACTGTTTTGTGTTTTAAGAACTCTTCCAATTTCATTTAAAACTTGATCTCCAATATGATGTCCATATGTATCATTAACTTTTTTAAAATAATCAATATCTAAAATCATCATTGAAAGTTTATCATTATTTATAAGTGATTTTCCAAAAAAATTATTTGCCTTTTCCATAAAATATCTTCTATTATGAATTTCCGTTAGTGTATCAACAGTTGCTAGCCTATGTAGCATTTTTTCCGTTTCTTTTCTAACTTTTATTTCTTCTTTTAACATATTGTTCTTTTCTTCTAATTGGCGCTGAACTTCTCTTATTGTCACATGCGCCTTAACTCTATTAAGAAGTTCAAATTCATTAAATGGTTTTTTTATATAGTCTACTGCACCAAGTTCAAACCCTTTAATTAAATCTTTTGTTCCATTCTTTGAAGTTAAAAACATTACTGGAATACTACTAACATGTTCATTTTGCTTTAAAATAGAACAAAGTTCATAACCATCCAAACCAGGCATAATAACATCTAATAGGATTAAATCAATTTTTGTATGATTAATGTTTATATAATTTAGAGCTTCCTTTGAATCCAAAAATGACATAACATTATATTTGTTTTTCTTTAACAAGTCACAAATAGATAAAATATTAAATTTACTGTCATCAACAACAACAATCGTTCCGTTTAATTTAGTCATATAAAATCCTCTTCACAATTTAATGCACACATTAGTAACTCTATACTCAATATATAATATTTCAAATAATAATTCAACAAAAATATAGAATTTTATATGAAATCTTAAAGTTTAGATGCTACCTTTTTAAATAAATGAATTTCTTGGATTCAGAGGGAGTTTTTACTCCCACTTAATCTTAGAAAACACAATCCAGGGTCTTTTTAGAGTTCTAATCCCCCACTTTTTTAAGAAGTGGGGGATTAGAACTCTAAGGCATCGGATAAAACAAGTTAATTAATTAACTTATGCCAATTACAGTTTTTGCATTGACAATGATAATTATTCGCAGTATACTTTTTGTGTTGTAGTTTTTAAATATTTAAATAAATATTTTTTAGTAATTTCGATTGTTAAAAATACTACTTTACTATTGCAGCATTTATTAAATATTTAGAGTCTATAATATCGAATAATTAAACTTTATAGGAGGATTTATATGAAACATGTAGTAGTAGTTGGCGGAGGAGTTGCAGCAAAAGGATTTTTATCTTCAGCAGTAGCAATTCATAGTGATGTTAAATATACTTTTATTAGAAAAACTGAATTTGGTCCTGTTCCATGTGGAATTCCATATGCATTTGGAACTTTAGATTCACCAATGGATAATATTTCACCAGATACTGGCATTTTAAAGGGTGGAGCTGAACTAATTATAGACGAGGTAATTGAAATTGATTCTAAAGAAAAAAATATTACTTTAAAAAGTAATAAAAAACTAAATTATGATAAATTAGTAATGGCAGTCGGTTCAGAGCCTATTGTACCACCATTTCCAGGACTCGAATTAGAAAATATTTTAACAATAGAAAAAGACTTAAATGTTGTTACTAAACAAAAGGAAATCATTAAAAACTCTAAAAATATTGTTATTGTTGGTGGTGGATTTATTGGTGTTGAATTAGCTGATGAAATAAAGAACTTCGAAGGAAAGAATGTTACTATTATAGAACTTGCTAGAAATGTATTATCTGCAGCATTCGACGTAAAATACTGCCAGGCAGTAGAAGATATTTTAAAACATAAAAATATCAATGTAATAACTAAACTTGGTGTATCTGAATTTAAAGGTAATGGTAAAGTTGAAGAAGTTGTTCTAAGTAACGGACAAATAGTTGCTGCTGATATGGTATTTTTATCGATCGGTGCAAAGCCATTAATCAAACTTGGAGAAATGGCGGGCCTTGAAACAAATCCACGTGCTGGAATAATCACAGATGCATATGGCTACACTTCAAATTCTGATATTCTTGCAATTGGTGACTGTTCTTCAAAAATTGATTTTTTTAGCGGAAAAGGCAGTGGAATTAAACTTGCTTCTGTTGCTGCAAGAGAAGGTAGAATCGCGGCTCTTAACTTATTTGGAAAAGTTATGCCAGAATCACCACTTGGAGTAACTAGTCTTTTTTCAACATGTGTTCATGGTGAATATTTTGCAGCAACTGGAATGACAATTGAACAATTAGAAAAAAGTAA includes:
- a CDS encoding ATP-binding protein, coding for MKIAVLSGKGGTGKTFVSTNLAYVSKESTYLDCDVEEPNGRIFFKPIIDEVKEVKVKVPSYNQEQCDGCRKCVDICHFNALAFAKNKVVIFEELCHSCGGCSLVCPTGAMTEKDKIIGKIEYGNSENVRVGTGLLNIGEITGVPVINEIVEANYNTNDIIIDSPPGSSCSVMEAIKDVDYCVFVVEPTVFGIHNFKLVYELVKIFNKNSGIVINKHNDSNRLVEEFAKENNVTILKKIPFNKKIGLINSKGILIAKENKEYYKLFKDILDQIKEGEK
- a CDS encoding NifB/NifX family molybdenum-iron cluster-binding protein → MKIAFPSTGEDLKSNVNDNFARAEKFIIVDSETSEFIAIENVAASAQGGAGPKAAQQLIDNDVDILVAPRCGQNAFDLLKVGEVKLYKSVGEDIETTLKLFNENKLSELTDIHSGFHKHG
- a CDS encoding Mrp/NBP35 family ATP-binding protein; translated protein: MDSTPFQTKESQDLKIETHEMNQVKKVIGVVSGKGGVGKSLVTGMLAVNMRRKGYRVGVLDADITGPSIPRMFGLHRKAQGSEHGVLPERSSNDISVMSINLLLENEEDPVLWRGPIIANTLKQFWTDVIWGDIDYMFMDMPPGTGDIALTAFQSLPVDGIVIVTSPQDLVHMIVKKAYNMAKKMNVPVIGLVENMSYVECGDCGKQIKLFGESRIDEIAEELGTKVLAKMPIDPKIAQLCDNGEIEKFNHIALDEAAKYIEEKYSVEGK
- a CDS encoding MerR family transcriptional regulator, which produces MFEKKDDIYSIGLVAKLINEHPETLRVWEKNNLIKPDRSSYQRKYSNEDIKRLKFIKYLLLEKKLNIAGVKQVIEMYSCWYVDNCEGGAKGNAKEKINRHKPCWKRENTFCLVLKDKSEWCNGCNIKKKCSNCGQSENC
- a CDS encoding iron-sulfur cluster assembly scaffold protein, translated to MYSEVVFKHFLAPKNIGKIIDPDGEAAVGDPGCGDNLELFIRVEDDIIVDLKYLVYGCASAIATSSVTSVLAIGKTIEEALKIEDEDVINELEGLPEAKYHCSNLGVTALRMAIDDYRKKK
- a CDS encoding CvfB family protein, which produces MIEVGKFYNLEVVNIKDIGVYLNEKGEGGLDSVFLPKSEVPKDVELGYLLDVFIYRDSKDRLIATRKKPLIKLGEIEVLEVVDINKVGAFLDWGLGKNLLLPFKEQIIEVKKDDKCVVKMYVDKSGRLCATAKLYNILEMNAPYKTGDLVKGVAYQIKDDMGIFVAIDNKYHGMIPKREIYGDVKVGDLLEARVTNVRNDGKLDISVREKSHLQIENDYKIVVEKLVENNGFLPYNDKTDKEIINKEFKMSKRAFKKVVGRLLKENKIEFKDNGIQSL
- a CDS encoding cyclase family protein; the encoded protein is MYIDLTHLVSSTISVYPGTPSPIINEIYKIKEDGFRETLYSFYSHIGTHIDSPSHIVENGKSLDEFLMDKFIGNAYTIDVSGFYDKCISLEFIKQFVDKLNTNDFILFYSGYDKLWNTDAYFKNYPLFSKEAIQFISSFNIKGIGIDFISVDSIDSEDFYNHKVLLSKEIIIIENLTKLNTIIGRNVVFYGAPINIENANGSLVRAYAKCLD
- a CDS encoding diguanylate cyclase; translation: MTKLNGTIVVVDDSKFNILSICDLLKKNKYNVMSFLDSKEALNYININHTKIDLILLDVIMPGLDGYELCSILKQNEHVSSIPVMFLTSKNGTKDLIKGFELGAVDYIKKPFNEFELLNRVKAHVTIREVQRQLEEKNNMLKEEIKVRKETEKMLHRLATVDTLTEIHNRRYFMEKANNFFGKSLINNDKLSMMILDIDYFKKVNDTYGHHIGDQVLNEIGRVLKTQNSDNTITGRIGGEEFAIAVYGEDVNKAEKKAQLIRRKIKKISILTSEDEVKVTASIGVVEKNESVNSLKQMLVFADNALYLAKNTGRDKVVTQYIV
- a CDS encoding FAD-dependent oxidoreductase, with protein sequence MKHVVVVGGGVAAKGFLSSAVAIHSDVKYTFIRKTEFGPVPCGIPYAFGTLDSPMDNISPDTGILKGGAELIIDEVIEIDSKEKNITLKSNKKLNYDKLVMAVGSEPIVPPFPGLELENILTIEKDLNVVTKQKEIIKNSKNIVIVGGGFIGVELADEIKNFEGKNVTIIELARNVLSAAFDVKYCQAVEDILKHKNINVITKLGVSEFKGNGKVEEVVLSNGQIVAADMVFLSIGAKPLIKLGEMAGLETNPRAGIITDAYGYTSNSDILAIGDCSSKIDFFSGKGSGIKLASVAAREGRIAALNLFGKVMPESPLGVTSLFSTCVHGEYFAATGMTIEQLEKSNTLFNTVDITTVDKHPTTLPNAKKIEGTFIFAKETNIILGAQLKGSVQVAELINFLGYAVQNKASAYELYTLNYASHPMGTPSPNKTIAHMAATALLKKIK